A DNA window from Coffea arabica cultivar ET-39 chromosome 6c, Coffea Arabica ET-39 HiFi, whole genome shotgun sequence contains the following coding sequences:
- the LOC140004063 gene encoding protein NCA1-like yields MTTVCPFAKAGRPDDAAVKKCPENQSKPKCPFGYDSATSAAGNESKPEQESGESARVTPKCPFGYDSDTFKLGPFSCMICQALLFDCSKCIPCSHVYCKVCILRLKDCPLCGADIEKIEPNTDLQNVVDRFIEGHARIKRSQVNEDKEEVVGQKKTVIYEDVSLERGSFLVQQALRAFRANNLESAKSRLSLCADDIREQLQRIGNTAELCSQLGAVLGMLGDCCRASGDAASAITYFDESVVFLSKVPKDDLEVTHTLSVSLNKIGDLKYYDGDLQAARSYYFQALDVRRDAIKRHSSIPSQILDIAISLAKVADVDRNLGNEDAAIGGFQEAIKSLESLTLSSEEIVQQQKRLSVLEFLNNQLMNKPSQ; encoded by the exons ATGACAACTGTTTGCCCATTTGCAAAAGCTGGTCGTCCCGATGATGCTGCTGTTAAGAAATGTCCAGAAAACCAAAGTAAACCGAAGTGTCCCTTTGGATATGATTCTGCCACAAGTGCTGCAGGAAATGAGAGCAAGCCCGAACAAGAATCTGGCGAATCTGCCCGCGTTACTCCCAAGTGTCCCTTTGGATATGATTCTGACACATTTAAACTGGGCCCTTTCAGCTGTATGATTTGTCAAGCACTTCTTTTTGACTGTAGCAAATGCATTCCGTGTTCCCATGTCTATTGCAA AGTATGTATATTACGCCTCAAGGACTGTCCATTATGTGGTGCTGACATTGAGAAGATAGAACCCAACACAGATCTTCAGAATGTTGTTGATCGTTTCATTGAAGGTCATGCAAGGATCAAGAGGTCTCAAGTGAATGAGGACAAAGAGGAAGTAGTGGGTCAGAAGAAAACAGTAATATATGAAGATGTGTCTCTCGAGCGTGGTTCTTTCTTGGTGCAACAAGCCTTGAGG GCATTTCGTGCAAATAATTTAGAAAGTGCAAAATCAAGACTTAGTCTGTGTGCTGACGACATCAGAGAGCAGTTGCAACGAATTGGGAACACTGCTGAATTGTGCTCACAGCTAGGAGCAGTTTTGGGCATGCTTGGTGATTGCTG TCGTGCTAGCGGAGATGCCGCCTCTGCTATCACTTATTTTGATGAGAGTGTTGTATTCCTTTCAAAAGTGCCTAAAGATGATTTGGAG GTTACGCATACTCTATCTGTATCACTTAATAAAATTGGAGATCTGAAATATTATGATGGGGACCTGCAAGCTGCCAGATCTTATTATTTCCAGGCTCTGGATGTTCGTCGTGATGCTATCAAGCGTCATTCTAGCATTCCATCACAG ATTTTGGATATAGCTATTTCCCTTGCAAAAGTTGCAGACGTGGACAGAAATCTAGGAAATGAGGATGCAGCAATTGGTGGATTTCAAGAAGCCATAAAATCACTGGAATCTTTAACATTAAGTTCTGAAGAAATTGTCCAACAACAGAAG CGCCTCTCGGTGCTTGAGTttctaaataatcaactcatGAATAAACCTTCCCAGTGA
- the LOC113694333 gene encoding metal tolerance protein C2 isoform X2 has translation MDNSRFSYGKAQNASFHHYQKLDSESRSPRSINGDFSFGGDTDRRFAYSRQPSFHQPPQEPQTPVSIKDSTKPFLSRTSSSVDIPLNLYSYDKIENFADESKELDEKLSILSFILFIFKSARSGNKQLRKLFVLISLNVAYSSAELCIGLFSGRVGLVSDAFHLTFGCGLLTFSLFAMVTSRRKPDRCYTYGYKRLEVLSAFTNALFLLFLSFSLAVEALHAFIQDESEHKHYLIVSAVTNLLVNLIGVWFFRNYARINLVYRNAEDMNYHSVCLHVLADSIRSAGLILASWLLALGVRNAEVLCLGLVSFTVFMLVIPLFKATGGILLQMAPPSMPSSALSKCWRQVSTREEISEVSQARFWELVPGHVIGSISLQVAGYKDQIPRAALAVAS, from the exons ATGGACAACTCGAGATTCTCTTACGGGAAGGCTCAAAACGCATCGTTTCATCATTACCAAAAGCTCGATTCCGAATCCCGATCCCCACGGTCAATCAACGGTGATTTCTCATTTGGCGGCGACACCGATCGCCGATTCGCTTATTCCCGGCAGCCTTCATTTCACCAACCGCCGCAGGAGCCTCAGACTCCTGTCTCGATCAAGGATTCTACCAAGCCGTTTCTATCCAGAACAAGTTCTAGCGTTGATATTCCCCTGAATCTTTATTCATACGATAAAATCGAGAATTTTGCGGATGAGTCAAAGGAGTTAGATGAGAAATTGTCAATTTTGtcgtttattttgtttatatttaaGAGCGCGAGATCGGGGAATAAGCAGCTAAGGAAATTGTTCGTGTTGATATCGCTTAACGTTGCTTATTCTTCTGCTGAATTGTGTATTGGACTTTTCTCCGGCCGAGTAg GTTTGGTTTCTGATGCATTTCACTTGACGTTTGGCTGTGGACTGTTGACTTTTTCCTTGTTTGCAATGGTCACTTCACGGAGAAAGCCTGATAGGTGCTATACATACGG GTATAAAAGACTGGAGGTTCTGTCTGCCTTCACCAATGCT ctgtttcttttgtttttgtcatTCTCCTTGGCCGTGGAAGCACTCCATGCATTTATACAAGATGAATCTGAGCACAA GCATTACTTGATAGTCTCTGCTGTGACTAATCTGCTGGTGAATCTCATTGGTGTGTGGTTCTTCAGGAACTATGCTCGCATTAATCTTG TTTACAGAAATGCTGAAGATATGAATTACCACTCAGTTTGCTTGCATGTTCTTGCAGACTCTATTCGTAG TGCAGGATTAATCCTAGCATCCTGGTTATTAGCCCTTGG GGTGAGAAATGCTGAGGTTTTGTGTTTGGGACTAGTTTCATTTACTGTTTTTATGCTCGTGATACCACTTTTTAAAGCCACTGGTGGCATCCTGCTGCAAATGGCCCCTCCCAGCATGCCATCTTCAGCCTTGAGCAAATGCTGGAGACAG GTAAGCACCcgggaagaaatttcagaagttTCTCAAGCTCGTTTTTGGGAACTGGTGCCCGGTCATGTCATTGGATCAATTTCATTACAG GTTGCTGGATACAAAGATCAAATACCCAGGGCTGCATTGGCGGTTGCCAGTTGA
- the LOC113694333 gene encoding metal tolerance protein C2 isoform X1 — MDNSRFSYGKAQNASFHHYQKLDSESRSPRSINGDFSFGGDTDRRFAYSRQPSFHQPPQEPQTPVSIKDSTKPFLSRTSSSVDIPLNLYSYDKIENFADESKELDEKLSILSFILFIFKSARSGNKQLRKLFVLISLNVAYSSAELCIGLFSGRVGLVSDAFHLTFGCGLLTFSLFAMVTSRRKPDRCYTYGYKRLEVLSAFTNALFLLFLSFSLAVEALHAFIQDESEHKHYLIVSAVTNLLVNLIGVWFFRNYARINLVYRNAEDMNYHSVCLHVLADSIRSAGLILASWLLALGVRNAEVLCLGLVSFTVFMLVIPLFKATGGILLQMAPPSMPSSALSKCWRQVSTREEISEVSQARFWELVPGHVIGSISLQVKKGIEDRPVLQYVHNLYHELGVQDLTVQVDYS, encoded by the exons ATGGACAACTCGAGATTCTCTTACGGGAAGGCTCAAAACGCATCGTTTCATCATTACCAAAAGCTCGATTCCGAATCCCGATCCCCACGGTCAATCAACGGTGATTTCTCATTTGGCGGCGACACCGATCGCCGATTCGCTTATTCCCGGCAGCCTTCATTTCACCAACCGCCGCAGGAGCCTCAGACTCCTGTCTCGATCAAGGATTCTACCAAGCCGTTTCTATCCAGAACAAGTTCTAGCGTTGATATTCCCCTGAATCTTTATTCATACGATAAAATCGAGAATTTTGCGGATGAGTCAAAGGAGTTAGATGAGAAATTGTCAATTTTGtcgtttattttgtttatatttaaGAGCGCGAGATCGGGGAATAAGCAGCTAAGGAAATTGTTCGTGTTGATATCGCTTAACGTTGCTTATTCTTCTGCTGAATTGTGTATTGGACTTTTCTCCGGCCGAGTAg GTTTGGTTTCTGATGCATTTCACTTGACGTTTGGCTGTGGACTGTTGACTTTTTCCTTGTTTGCAATGGTCACTTCACGGAGAAAGCCTGATAGGTGCTATACATACGG GTATAAAAGACTGGAGGTTCTGTCTGCCTTCACCAATGCT ctgtttcttttgtttttgtcatTCTCCTTGGCCGTGGAAGCACTCCATGCATTTATACAAGATGAATCTGAGCACAA GCATTACTTGATAGTCTCTGCTGTGACTAATCTGCTGGTGAATCTCATTGGTGTGTGGTTCTTCAGGAACTATGCTCGCATTAATCTTG TTTACAGAAATGCTGAAGATATGAATTACCACTCAGTTTGCTTGCATGTTCTTGCAGACTCTATTCGTAG TGCAGGATTAATCCTAGCATCCTGGTTATTAGCCCTTGG GGTGAGAAATGCTGAGGTTTTGTGTTTGGGACTAGTTTCATTTACTGTTTTTATGCTCGTGATACCACTTTTTAAAGCCACTGGTGGCATCCTGCTGCAAATGGCCCCTCCCAGCATGCCATCTTCAGCCTTGAGCAAATGCTGGAGACAG GTAAGCACCcgggaagaaatttcagaagttTCTCAAGCTCGTTTTTGGGAACTGGTGCCCGGTCATGTCATTGGATCAATTTCATTACAG GTGAAGAAGGGAATTGAGGATCGACCGGTACTTCAATATGTGCATAATCTGTACCATGAATTGGGGGTACAGGACTTGACGGTACAAGTTGACTACAGCTAA